Proteins found in one Ornithorhynchus anatinus isolate Pmale09 chromosome 8, mOrnAna1.pri.v4, whole genome shotgun sequence genomic segment:
- the LOC114813758 gene encoding uncharacterized protein LOC114813758 isoform X1, whose protein sequence is MARQPLAREGAEAGSSVVEMGRTRSGSPGYADLDVADAFSEKSVRRDFVRKVYFILALQLTATTAIICTVIYLEPLNKWVQLNRWFTFALFPALFGLIITLACFEEPRRRLPLNFILLGLFLLRGGRGALGAGSHGLRQLRTVPVRPADQVGLHGGPGLPVGSGAGSPRLRDHRRHRPVPVAQDLVRVFWDPDLCSVPGSGHAAHAGRAPPLQPVPRGLRLRRPQPLPGHLHPLPADPGAHRTDALGRRPPGDRAWAVWAFNLCPRPLPAPPNPVAHPAPIASSGLSYPPAGTGGVSLK, encoded by the exons ATGGCCCGGCAGCCGTTGgcccgggagggggcggag GCCGGCAGCTCCGTGGTGGAGATGGGCCGGACCCGCTCCGGCTCCCCGGGCTACGCCGACCTGGACGTGGCGGACGCCTTCTCCGAAAAATCCGTCCGCAGGG ATTTCGTCCGGAAAGTGTACTTCATCCTGGCGCTGCAGCTGACGGCCACCACGGCCATCATCTGCACCGTTATTTACCT GGAGCCGCTCAACAAGTGGGTGCAGCTAAACCGCTGGTTCACCTTCGCGCTTTT CCCAGCCCTCTTCGGCCTGATCATCACCCTGGCCTGCTTCGAggagccccgccgccgcctccccctcaACTTCATCCTGCTGGGCCTCTTT CTTCTTCGAGGTGGACGTGGTGCTCTGGGCGCTGGGAGCCACGGCCTTCGTCAGCTTCGGACTGTCCCTGTTCGCCCTGCAGACCAGG TGGGACTTCACGGCGGCCCTGGGCTTCCTGTGGGTTCTGGTGCTGGTTCTCCTCGCCTACGGGATCATCGCCGCCATCGTCCAGTCCCAG TGGCTCAGGATCTTGTACGCGTCTTTTGGGACCCTGATCTTTGCAGTG tacCTGGTAGTGGACACGCAGCTCATGCTGGGAGGGCACCACCGCTACAGCCTGTCCCCCGAGGACTACGTCTTCGCCGCCCTCAACCTCTACCTGGACATCTTCACCCTCTTCCTGCTGATCCTGGAGCTCATCGGACTGACGCGTTAGGCCGGCGGCCTCCGGGAGACCGCGCGTGGGCCGTCTGGGCGTTTAACTTGTGCCCGCgtcctctgcccgccccccccaaccccgtggCTCACCCGGCTCCGATCGCCTCCTCCGGGCTCTCCTACCCACCGGCCGGAACCGGTGGCGTCTcgctaaaataa
- the LOC114813758 gene encoding protein lifeguard 2-like isoform X2 — translation MARQPLAREGAEAGSSVVEMGRTRSGSPGYADLDVADAFSEKSVRRDFVRKVYFILALQLTATTAIICTVIYLEPLNKWVQLNRWFTFALFPALFGLIITLACFEEPRRRLPLNFILLGLFTVLEGLLLGAVSVFFEVDVVLWALGATAFVSFGLSLFALQTRWDFTAALGFLWVLVLVLLAYGIIAAIVQSQWLRILYASFGTLIFAVYLVVDTQLMLGGHHRYSLSPEDYVFAALNLYLDIFTLFLLILELIGLTR, via the exons ATGGCCCGGCAGCCGTTGgcccgggagggggcggag GCCGGCAGCTCCGTGGTGGAGATGGGCCGGACCCGCTCCGGCTCCCCGGGCTACGCCGACCTGGACGTGGCGGACGCCTTCTCCGAAAAATCCGTCCGCAGGG ATTTCGTCCGGAAAGTGTACTTCATCCTGGCGCTGCAGCTGACGGCCACCACGGCCATCATCTGCACCGTTATTTACCT GGAGCCGCTCAACAAGTGGGTGCAGCTAAACCGCTGGTTCACCTTCGCGCTTTT CCCAGCCCTCTTCGGCCTGATCATCACCCTGGCCTGCTTCGAggagccccgccgccgcctccccctcaACTTCATCCTGCTGGGCCTCTTT ACGGTGCTGGAGGGGCTGCTGCTGGGAGCCGTGTCGGT CTTCTTCGAGGTGGACGTGGTGCTCTGGGCGCTGGGAGCCACGGCCTTCGTCAGCTTCGGACTGTCCCTGTTCGCCCTGCAGACCAGG TGGGACTTCACGGCGGCCCTGGGCTTCCTGTGGGTTCTGGTGCTGGTTCTCCTCGCCTACGGGATCATCGCCGCCATCGTCCAGTCCCAG TGGCTCAGGATCTTGTACGCGTCTTTTGGGACCCTGATCTTTGCAGTG tacCTGGTAGTGGACACGCAGCTCATGCTGGGAGGGCACCACCGCTACAGCCTGTCCCCCGAGGACTACGTCTTCGCCGCCCTCAACCTCTACCTGGACATCTTCACCCTCTTCCTGCTGATCCTGGAGCTCATCGGACTGACGCGTTAG